The following proteins are encoded in a genomic region of Bernardetia sp. MNP-M8:
- the crtD gene encoding 1-hydroxycarotenoid 3,4-desaturase CrtD, producing MKKAAIIGAGIAGIGTAIHLANKGYKVEVFEANSYAGGKLSEFWKDGFRYDAGPSLFTLPERVEELILKSGKKVEDYFSYKKLETINKYFWEDGTKLEVSADIETFASQLEEKIGEPKENVLKFLKNSKEKYDLTADLFLTRSLHKVETFFNKTALKAVSQIWKLELFKTMNQANSSKFEKEKTVQLFNRYATYNGSSPYVAPALLNVIPHLEFNKGAFLPNGGMFDITKALVKLGEDLGVKYHFNKKIEEIIIDKASDRITGIKVKDSKIKDAQIENLDFDVVVSNMDIVHTYKKLLPKEKAPEFLLQQQKSSSALIFYWGMNAEYKELDLHNIFFTKDYRKEFNALFNGKTLYQDPTVYIFVSSKHIKTDAPKGCENWFVMINAPHNLNDGSQDWDGLIKKAKQDIIKKLERILMRNVEENIISESILDPRKIELRTSSLGGSLYGNSSNNRYAAFLRHANFSKTKGLYFCGGSVHPGGGIPLALSSAKIVGEMIENA from the coding sequence ATGAAAAAAGCAGCCATCATAGGAGCAGGAATCGCAGGAATAGGAACAGCTATTCATTTAGCCAATAAAGGATATAAAGTAGAAGTTTTTGAAGCAAATAGTTATGCAGGTGGAAAACTGTCAGAGTTTTGGAAAGATGGTTTTCGTTATGATGCTGGGCCTTCTCTTTTTACGCTTCCTGAGCGTGTGGAAGAATTGATTTTGAAGTCTGGAAAGAAAGTAGAAGATTATTTTTCGTATAAAAAACTAGAAACCATCAATAAATATTTTTGGGAAGATGGAACAAAATTAGAAGTCAGCGCAGACATAGAAACTTTTGCTAGTCAGCTAGAAGAAAAAATTGGCGAACCCAAAGAAAACGTGTTGAAATTTCTCAAAAACAGTAAAGAAAAATATGATTTGACAGCTGATTTATTCCTTACTCGTTCGCTTCATAAAGTAGAAACTTTTTTTAATAAAACGGCACTAAAGGCAGTTTCACAAATTTGGAAATTAGAGCTTTTCAAGACAATGAACCAAGCAAATAGCTCTAAATTTGAGAAGGAAAAAACGGTTCAGCTTTTCAATCGATATGCCACTTATAACGGTTCTTCGCCTTATGTTGCACCTGCACTTTTGAATGTAATTCCTCATTTAGAGTTTAATAAAGGAGCTTTTTTGCCAAATGGTGGAATGTTTGACATTACTAAAGCTCTTGTAAAATTGGGAGAAGATTTGGGTGTAAAATATCATTTTAATAAAAAAATAGAGGAAATAATTATTGATAAAGCAAGTGATAGAATTACAGGAATAAAAGTCAAAGATTCTAAAATAAAAGATGCTCAAATAGAAAATTTAGATTTTGATGTAGTTGTTTCGAATATGGATATTGTTCATACCTACAAAAAATTATTACCAAAAGAAAAAGCTCCAGAGTTTTTATTACAACAACAAAAATCGTCTTCAGCACTCATTTTTTATTGGGGAATGAATGCTGAATACAAAGAATTAGATTTACATAATATCTTCTTTACTAAAGATTATAGAAAAGAATTTAATGCTCTCTTTAATGGAAAAACACTCTACCAAGACCCAACAGTTTATATTTTTGTTTCTTCTAAACATATCAAAACCGATGCTCCAAAAGGCTGTGAAAATTGGTTTGTAATGATAAATGCACCTCATAACTTAAACGACGGTTCGCAAGACTGGGATGGTTTGATAAAAAAGGCAAAACAAGATATTATCAAAAAATTGGAACGAATACTCATGCGAAATGTAGAAGAAAATATTATTTCAGAATCCATTTTAGACCCACGGAAAATCGAACTCAGAACGTCATCTTTAGGAGGCTCTTTGTATGGCAATAGTAGCAACAATCGTTATGCAGCTTTTTTAAGACATGCTAATTTTTCCAAAACAAAAGGTTTGTATTTCTGTGGGGGAAGTGTGCATCCAGGGGGAGGAATTCCACTTGCTTTATCGTCTGCCAAAATTGTGGGAGAAATGATTGAAAATGCTTAA
- a CDS encoding Crp/Fnr family transcriptional regulator, whose product MNTSLTELETYINSYFGIQQAEKLRKVSDLFKLTTLKKGEFFLKENKRCDKLCFIKSGLLRIYVLKEDREVTQWISTKGYFVTDISGFMFEKPSRWNMQALVDTEIYIIKRSDYNKIESIEPKWFDFEKMFIVKCFEMVENRVFSHLSMNAEERYNAYFDMNNEIFNQVPLQYIASLLGMSPETLSRIRKKQLEL is encoded by the coding sequence ATGAACACATCACTTACAGAGTTAGAAACATATATCAATTCTTATTTTGGCATTCAACAAGCTGAAAAGTTGCGTAAGGTAAGTGATTTGTTTAAACTAACAACACTCAAAAAAGGAGAGTTTTTCCTAAAAGAAAATAAACGTTGTGACAAACTTTGTTTTATCAAAAGTGGTTTGTTACGCATTTATGTTTTAAAAGAAGACAGAGAAGTTACACAATGGATTTCTACAAAAGGTTATTTTGTGACAGATATTTCAGGCTTTATGTTCGAAAAACCATCTCGTTGGAATATGCAAGCCTTAGTAGATACAGAAATTTATATCATAAAAAGAAGTGATTACAATAAAATTGAAAGTATAGAACCCAAGTGGTTTGACTTTGAAAAAATGTTTATTGTAAAATGTTTTGAAATGGTAGAAAACAGAGTTTTTAGTCACCTTTCTATGAATGCAGAAGAAAGATACAATGCCTATTTTGATATGAATAATGAAATTTTTAATCAAGTTCCTTTACAATATATTGCTTCTCTTTTGGGAATGAGTCCTGAAACATTGAGTAGAATTCGAAAAAAACAGCTTGAATTATAA
- a CDS encoding NUDIX domain-containing protein, which produces MRIFVQNNYLEFVNEYPEVTGGRILQTEKIKDSYKLYLSLKTRTDFTRAYIKTDDIAKSFEEFAKKFKIREAAGGLVIRNTLQLWIFRNGKWDLPKGHLEENETNAEAAVREVEEECGVKAEIVKELPTTYHIYTYEGKEIIKKTYWFEMSTEDESTPQPQIEEGIEKVTWLKEIEIPYILNNTWASIEYLLSQIIEF; this is translated from the coding sequence ATGCGTATTTTTGTTCAAAATAATTATTTAGAATTTGTCAATGAATATCCTGAAGTAACAGGAGGACGTATTTTGCAAACTGAAAAAATAAAAGACAGTTATAAATTATACCTTTCTTTAAAAACAAGAACTGATTTTACTAGAGCTTATATAAAAACGGATGATATAGCAAAGTCATTTGAAGAGTTTGCTAAAAAATTCAAAATCAGAGAAGCTGCTGGAGGTTTGGTTATTCGTAATACTCTACAACTTTGGATTTTTAGAAATGGAAAATGGGATTTGCCAAAAGGACATTTAGAAGAAAATGAAACCAATGCAGAAGCTGCTGTTAGAGAAGTGGAAGAAGAGTGTGGAGTAAAAGCAGAAATTGTAAAAGAATTGCCTACTACTTACCATATTTATACATACGAAGGAAAAGAAATTATCAAAAAAACCTACTGGTTTGAGATGAGCACAGAAGATGAAAGCACACCACAACCACAAATTGAAGAAGGAATAGAAAAAGTAACATGGCTTAAAGAAATTGAAATTCCTTATATTTTGAATAATACTTGGGCTTCGATTGAATATTTGTTATCTCAGATTATTGAGTTTTAA
- a CDS encoding chromate transporter — translation MKKLRNYIFLKDILLLALTAFGGPQAHIAMFLDILVVKRGYLTEAELIELNALCQILPGPTSTQTLMAVGYKRGGTYLAFWTLLVWILPATILMTTAAIGLAYIQKQEISLDFTRFIQPMAIGFVSFAALRISRKVVKTKTAFILMILAGITSYFYRTPWVFPLILIAGGLVTAIKFDKEEKEEKQKFDIRWRFLILYGGVFIGVAILGNATKGVLLLIFENFYRNGSLIFGGGQVLIPVLYTEFVTFKQFLTADEFLSGYALVQAVPGPVFSFAAFVGALTMYKRLSWLQTSFLASSGYFGTFFSGAFGGAFGGILGGILGGFTASIAVFLPGMFLIFFVIRFWEQLKKYRPVKASLEGINGASAGLVIAGAFLLLEPIEKSPVNVSIMLTTFLILQFTKIPAPFLILIGLLIGFIF, via the coding sequence GTGAAAAAATTACGTAATTATATTTTTTTGAAGGATATTTTACTTCTTGCTCTAACTGCTTTTGGAGGTCCTCAAGCACATATAGCTATGTTTTTGGATATTTTGGTAGTCAAACGAGGATATTTAACAGAAGCCGAACTCATTGAGCTAAATGCCCTTTGTCAGATTTTGCCAGGTCCTACTTCTACTCAAACTCTGATGGCTGTAGGCTACAAACGAGGAGGAACATATCTTGCTTTTTGGACACTTTTAGTTTGGATTTTGCCTGCAACAATTCTGATGACTACTGCTGCCATTGGACTGGCTTATATTCAAAAACAAGAAATTTCATTAGATTTTACTCGTTTTATTCAACCTATGGCAATTGGTTTTGTGTCTTTTGCTGCGCTGCGAATTTCTCGTAAGGTGGTCAAGACAAAGACTGCTTTCATACTCATGATTTTGGCTGGAATAACTTCTTATTTTTATCGAACGCCTTGGGTTTTTCCTCTGATTTTGATTGCTGGTGGGTTAGTAACAGCCATAAAATTTGATAAAGAAGAAAAAGAAGAAAAACAAAAGTTTGATATTCGGTGGCGTTTCTTGATTTTGTATGGAGGTGTTTTTATTGGGGTGGCTATTTTAGGAAATGCTACAAAAGGCGTTTTGTTACTTATTTTTGAAAATTTTTATAGAAATGGAAGTCTTATTTTTGGAGGTGGACAGGTTCTTATTCCTGTGCTTTATACTGAGTTTGTAACTTTCAAACAGTTCTTGACTGCCGATGAGTTTTTGTCTGGTTATGCGCTTGTACAAGCTGTGCCAGGTCCTGTGTTTTCGTTTGCTGCCTTTGTAGGTGCGCTGACGATGTACAAGCGTCTTTCTTGGTTGCAAACCTCTTTTTTAGCTAGTTCTGGCTATTTTGGAACTTTCTTTAGTGGTGCTTTTGGAGGAGCTTTCGGAGGAATTTTGGGTGGAATACTAGGAGGTTTTACAGCTTCAATAGCCGTTTTTTTACCTGGAATGTTTTTGATTTTCTTTGTTATTCGTTTTTGGGAACAACTCAAAAAATACCGTCCTGTAAAGGCTTCTTTAGAAGGAATAAATGGCGCAAGTGCAGGTTTAGTAATTGCAGGAGCTTTTTTGCTTTTAGAACCTATCGAAAAATCGCCTGTTAATGTTAGTATTATGCTCACTACTTTTCTGATTCTTCAATTTACAAAAATACCTGCTCCTTTTTTGATTTTGATAGGACTTTTAATTGGGTTTATTTTTTGA
- a CDS encoding SRPBCC domain-containing protein, producing MAYQIQTSIIIHSPAQKIWSILTDFKNYPNWNPFIKFIEGNPKVGNKITAKIQPPDSNLMTFMPKVLVFDENKEFVWLGNLLFKGLFDGEHHFKLIDNQDGTTTFIQNENFKGLLVPIFKSQLDKNTRKGFELMNQKLKELAEKL from the coding sequence ATGGCTTATCAAATTCAAACGTCGATTATCATCCATTCTCCTGCTCAAAAAATCTGGTCAATTCTGACAGATTTTAAAAATTACCCAAATTGGAATCCATTCATAAAATTTATAGAAGGAAATCCAAAAGTAGGAAATAAAATAACAGCTAAAATTCAGCCTCCTGATTCTAATTTAATGACCTTTATGCCAAAAGTTCTTGTTTTTGATGAAAATAAAGAATTTGTTTGGTTAGGAAATTTACTTTTTAAAGGATTATTTGATGGAGAACATCATTTTAAGCTCATCGACAACCAAGATGGAACAACTACATTTATTCAAAACGAAAATTTTAAAGGTTTGCTTGTTCCTATTTTCAAAAGTCAGTTAGATAAAAATACTAGAAAAGGCTTTGAGTTGATGAATCAAAAACTAAAAGAATTAGCTGAAAAACTATAA
- a CDS encoding substrate-binding domain-containing protein, translating to MSILPLKNNLTNRRDFLKKGSLTAAALLTGGFSACSSENIIKEKQSDVPITSDEVFEWQATTTWPPNFPVLGEGIIKMAKEIEILSAGRLKITVFGGGELVPALEAFEAVSLGGVQMAHGAAYYWAGRLPASSFFTAVPFGMNAQQMSAWLFYGGGLELWRELYEPYNLIPFPCGNTGVQMGGWFNKQINTPDDLKGLKMRIPGLGGKVISAAGGSAVTVAGGELYTNLERGVVDAAEWIGPYHDYNMGFHRVSKYYYYPGWHEPGSVLELIVNKKAFEKLPLDLQEIVKTAALKYNSLILSEFEAKNNFYLQKILKEAPNVELRQFPKEVLDLLKEKTTEILDEIAAKDEFAARVYESFKTFKKQVKKWGEVSEWSIVDFL from the coding sequence ATGTCTATTCTCCCTTTAAAAAACAACCTCACAAATCGCAGAGATTTTCTAAAAAAAGGCTCACTGACTGCTGCTGCATTACTTACAGGAGGTTTTTCTGCTTGTTCGTCTGAAAATATAATAAAAGAAAAACAATCTGATGTTCCTATCACCTCTGATGAGGTTTTTGAGTGGCAAGCAACTACTACTTGGCCTCCAAATTTTCCTGTTTTGGGAGAAGGAATTATAAAGATGGCTAAGGAAATTGAGATTTTATCAGCAGGAAGACTCAAAATTACTGTTTTTGGAGGTGGTGAACTCGTTCCTGCTTTGGAGGCCTTTGAAGCTGTTTCTTTGGGAGGTGTTCAGATGGCGCATGGTGCAGCGTATTATTGGGCTGGTCGTTTGCCTGCATCCTCGTTTTTTACGGCTGTTCCTTTTGGAATGAATGCCCAACAAATGAGTGCTTGGCTTTTTTATGGGGGTGGTTTGGAACTGTGGAGAGAACTCTATGAACCTTATAATTTGATTCCTTTTCCGTGTGGAAATACTGGCGTACAGATGGGAGGTTGGTTTAACAAACAAATTAATACACCTGATGATTTGAAAGGCTTAAAGATGAGAATACCTGGTTTGGGTGGAAAAGTGATTTCTGCTGCTGGTGGTTCGGCTGTCACAGTGGCTGGTGGCGAACTTTATACAAACTTAGAACGTGGTGTAGTGGATGCTGCTGAATGGATAGGTCCTTACCACGATTATAATATGGGTTTTCATCGTGTTTCGAAGTATTATTATTATCCAGGATGGCACGAACCAGGTTCTGTTTTAGAACTTATTGTAAACAAAAAAGCCTTTGAAAAATTACCTTTAGACTTACAAGAAATCGTAAAAACGGCAGCTTTAAAATACAACTCTTTGATTTTATCAGAATTTGAAGCAAAGAATAATTTTTATCTACAAAAAATCCTTAAAGAAGCTCCAAATGTAGAATTAAGACAATTTCCAAAAGAAGTTTTGGATTTATTAAAAGAAAAAACAACAGAGATTTTAGATGAAATTGCTGCAAAAGATGAGTTTGCTGCCCGTGTTTATGAGAGCTTTAAAACCTTTAAAAAGCAAGTCAAAAAATGGGGTGAAGTTTCGGAATGGTCTATTGTGGATTTTTTGTAG
- a CDS encoding PaaI family thioesterase produces the protein MNPILAMIKSQEGKKLGAMNPPLSQWLDGRLISANEGEMEMEYEVREEMTNPVGILHGGIHSAIMDDLIGMSCFSLGLPQVYLSVNLTVDFLGQAKIGDKVIAKTILVRKGKTMINFSAEIHHSVTGQLISRATSNMVNSGMQSAWAKEEE, from the coding sequence ATGAATCCAATTTTGGCGATGATAAAGTCGCAAGAAGGAAAAAAGCTAGGAGCAATGAACCCACCTCTTTCTCAATGGCTTGACGGAAGACTTATTTCTGCAAACGAAGGAGAAATGGAAATGGAATATGAAGTACGTGAAGAAATGACAAACCCTGTAGGTATTTTACATGGTGGAATTCATTCGGCTATCATGGATGACCTTATCGGAATGTCTTGTTTTTCATTGGGTCTTCCACAGGTCTATTTGTCAGTAAATCTGACTGTTGATTTTTTAGGACAAGCAAAAATAGGTGATAAAGTAATTGCAAAAACTATTTTGGTCAGAAAAGGAAAAACAATGATAAACTTTTCAGCAGAAATTCATCATTCAGTAACAGGTCAGCTTATCAGTCGTGCTACTTCGAATATGGTAAATTCGGGTATGCAATCGGCTTGGGCAAAAGAAGAAGAGTAA
- the lysA gene encoding diaminopimelate decarboxylase: protein MLEFDQDEYYIGGISALSLSEKYGTPLYVYDAKKMETQYKQLCKAFSKTKMKVHYACKALTNISVLKFFKSLGAGLDTVSIEEVQLGLLAGFEPSDILFTPNSVALSEINEAVNLGVQVNIDSISVLEEFGHQWGGKVPVCVRINPHLMAGGNAKISVGHIDSKFGISLYQMRHVQRIVEAYKMKITGLHMHTGSDILDVEVFLRGLDILLETAEDFPDLEYIDMGSGFKVAYKENDITTDIDALGEQVSERFNEFCASYGRDLTLVFEPGKYLVSESGTFLASVSVLKTTPTAVFAGLNSGMNHLIRPMFYEAYHHITNISNPTGVARIYNVVGYICETDTFGANRKLSEVRENDVLAFQNAGAYSFMMSSNYNSRFRPAEILVYEGKDYLIRKRETFEDITRNQVEMDFSTISVANKNKEEVIS, encoded by the coding sequence ATGTTAGAATTCGATCAAGACGAATATTATATTGGGGGCATTTCTGCACTCTCACTTTCAGAAAAATATGGAACTCCTTTGTATGTATATGATGCAAAGAAAATGGAAACACAATACAAACAGCTTTGTAAGGCGTTTTCAAAAACCAAAATGAAGGTACACTATGCTTGTAAAGCTCTTACAAATATTTCGGTTTTGAAATTCTTCAAATCTTTGGGTGCAGGGTTAGATACTGTGTCTATTGAAGAAGTTCAACTTGGTCTTTTAGCTGGTTTTGAGCCTTCTGATATTTTATTTACACCGAATTCAGTTGCATTAAGTGAAATAAATGAGGCAGTAAATTTGGGGGTACAAGTAAATATTGATAGTATTTCAGTTTTAGAAGAGTTTGGACATCAATGGGGAGGAAAAGTTCCTGTTTGTGTACGTATAAATCCTCACTTGATGGCTGGTGGAAATGCAAAAATTTCTGTGGGGCATATAGATTCCAAGTTTGGAATTTCTTTATATCAAATGCGTCATGTGCAGCGTATCGTAGAAGCCTATAAAATGAAAATTACAGGACTTCATATGCATACAGGTTCTGATATTTTAGATGTAGAAGTATTTTTGAGAGGATTAGATATTTTATTAGAAACAGCAGAAGATTTCCCAGATTTAGAATATATAGACATGGGAAGTGGTTTTAAGGTAGCATATAAAGAAAATGATATTACAACTGATATTGATGCCTTAGGTGAGCAAGTTTCAGAGCGTTTTAATGAATTCTGTGCATCGTATGGAAGAGATTTGACACTCGTTTTCGAACCTGGAAAATATTTGGTAAGCGAATCTGGAACATTTCTAGCTTCAGTAAGTGTTCTCAAAACAACTCCTACGGCTGTTTTTGCTGGTCTTAATTCAGGTATGAACCATCTAATTCGTCCTATGTTTTATGAGGCTTATCATCATATTACAAATATTTCTAACCCAACAGGAGTTGCCAGAATTTATAATGTGGTAGGTTATATTTGTGAAACGGACACCTTTGGTGCAAATCGTAAACTCTCAGAAGTAAGAGAAAATGATGTTCTTGCTTTCCAAAACGCAGGTGCGTATTCTTTTATGATGTCTTCTAATTATAACTCTCGTTTTCGTCCTGCTGAAATCTTAGTATATGAAGGAAAAGATTATCTTATTAGAAAAAGAGAAACCTTTGAAGATATTACAAGAAACCAAGTAGAGATGGATTTTTCAACTATTTCTGTTGCAAATAAAAATAAAGAGGAAGTAATTTCCTAG
- a CDS encoding RelA/SpoT family protein: MSIPEKGVEIPNKTEEAKKEQGLTEQQLEQEKNDILQRYRHLMRLARPYMQGDDAKKIKKAFQIATEAHGNVRRKSGEPYIFHPIEVARIVVEEMGLGTTSIICALLHDVVEDSDIPLSRLEKEFGSRVAKIIDGLTKVPSDMFGQEKSQQAETFRKVLLTISEDIRVVLIKIADRLHNMRTLESMPSAKQLKIKAETQYIYAPLAHRLGLYNIRSELDDLSLKYSNRKAYNEIVEHIKRTKASRTRFINEFKKPIEEELARQGLDFEIKSRMKSISSIQKKMVKQQIPFDEVYDLFAIRVILNTGVGEDEKAACWRTYSVVTDFYQPSPQRLRDWISAPKTTGYESLHTTVMSKRGQWVEVQIRTHRMDEIAEKGYAAHWKYKGGTDKSESSIEGWIARVRESIENKDLSALEFIDEFQNNFFSDEIYVFTPKGDLKVLPQQSTILDFAFDIHSEIGERCMGGKVNHKLVPLNYELQNGDQIEILVSSKTKVSEDWLSYVRTSKSKQLIRQALKKDQKQVIEDGKDIVKRKLKQLKLEFNDETVNQLLDYFSYKYASDFYYAVGKGKIEHTQIKKFKEEDEQYKASKVKPKKETKAHKKKKKDDILLIGGDSTIEFHLSKCCHPIPGDDIFGLTTSGRGIRIHRTDCPNAVAIMASYGDRIISVNWASQKSQTFEVLLTIIGADRMGLVNDVTRIISNQNKVNICGISFDIHKETVFEGKVRLRVLNTEQVQKLIMELKELDGVVQVMRQDEDEILTD, translated from the coding sequence ATGTCCATACCAGAAAAGGGAGTAGAAATTCCCAATAAAACAGAAGAAGCAAAAAAAGAACAAGGACTTACAGAACAACAATTAGAACAGGAAAAAAATGATATTTTGCAACGCTATCGCCACTTAATGCGATTAGCACGTCCATATATGCAAGGAGATGATGCAAAAAAAATCAAAAAAGCATTTCAGATAGCAACCGAAGCACACGGAAATGTACGTAGAAAATCAGGAGAACCGTATATTTTTCATCCTATTGAGGTTGCACGAATTGTTGTAGAAGAAATGGGGTTGGGAACAACTTCAATTATTTGTGCTCTCTTGCATGATGTTGTTGAAGATTCAGATATTCCTCTCTCAAGATTAGAAAAAGAGTTTGGAAGCCGTGTTGCCAAAATTATTGATGGACTTACAAAAGTGCCTAGTGATATGTTTGGGCAAGAAAAATCTCAACAAGCCGAAACATTTAGAAAAGTTCTTTTGACAATTTCGGAAGACATTCGTGTTGTTCTTATCAAAATTGCAGACCGTTTGCACAACATGCGTACACTAGAAAGTATGCCAAGTGCAAAACAACTCAAAATAAAAGCAGAAACACAGTACATTTATGCTCCTCTTGCTCACCGTCTAGGGTTGTATAACATTCGTTCCGAACTCGACGATTTGTCTTTAAAGTATTCCAACAGAAAGGCATACAATGAAATTGTTGAGCATATCAAAAGAACTAAAGCTTCTCGTACTCGTTTTATTAATGAATTTAAGAAGCCAATTGAAGAAGAATTAGCACGCCAAGGACTTGATTTTGAAATTAAAAGTAGAATGAAATCTATTTCTTCTATTCAGAAGAAAATGGTTAAGCAGCAGATTCCTTTTGATGAAGTTTATGATTTGTTTGCTATTCGTGTTATCCTAAATACAGGAGTAGGAGAGGATGAAAAAGCTGCTTGTTGGCGCACCTACTCTGTCGTAACTGATTTTTATCAACCTAGTCCACAGCGTTTGAGAGATTGGATTAGCGCACCCAAAACGACAGGTTATGAATCACTTCATACGACTGTTATGAGTAAAAGAGGACAATGGGTAGAAGTACAGATTCGGACACATAGAATGGATGAAATAGCCGAAAAAGGATATGCAGCACATTGGAAATACAAAGGAGGTACAGATAAGAGTGAATCTAGTATTGAAGGTTGGATTGCTAGAGTGAGAGAGAGTATTGAAAACAAAGACCTGTCTGCATTAGAGTTTATTGATGAGTTTCAGAATAACTTCTTTAGTGATGAGATTTATGTCTTTACACCAAAAGGAGATTTAAAAGTTTTGCCTCAACAATCTACTATTTTGGATTTCGCTTTTGATATTCATTCAGAGATTGGTGAACGTTGTATGGGTGGCAAGGTAAATCATAAACTTGTTCCTCTTAATTACGAACTTCAAAATGGTGACCAAATAGAAATATTAGTTTCCTCTAAGACAAAAGTAAGTGAAGATTGGCTCTCTTATGTTCGTACCTCAAAGTCAAAACAACTTATTCGTCAGGCTCTTAAAAAAGACCAAAAACAAGTTATTGAAGATGGAAAAGATATTGTAAAACGAAAACTCAAACAACTCAAGCTTGAATTTAATGACGAGACTGTCAATCAACTTTTAGATTATTTTAGTTATAAATATGCTTCTGATTTTTATTATGCTGTTGGCAAAGGAAAAATTGAGCATACACAAATTAAAAAGTTTAAAGAAGAAGACGAGCAATACAAAGCTTCAAAAGTAAAACCAAAGAAAGAAACTAAAGCACACAAAAAGAAGAAAAAAGATGATATTCTTCTTATTGGTGGAGATTCTACCATAGAATTTCACTTATCTAAATGTTGCCATCCAATACCTGGTGATGATATTTTTGGACTTACTACAAGTGGACGAGGAATCCGTATTCATAGAACAGACTGTCCGAATGCTGTTGCAATTATGGCATCCTATGGAGACAGAATTATTTCTGTAAATTGGGCTAGTCAGAAATCACAGACATTTGAGGTTCTTCTTACCATTATTGGAGCTGATAGAATGGGACTTGTCAATGATGTTACTCGTATTATTTCTAATCAAAATAAAGTTAATATTTGTGGAATTAGTTTTGATATTCATAAAGAAACAGTATTTGAGGGAAAAGTTCGTCTGCGTGTCTTAAATACTGAGCAAGTACAAAAACTAATTATGGAACTCAAAGAACTTGATGGAGTCGTACAAGTTATGAGGCAGGATGAAGATGAAATTTTGACTGATTAG